One Methanohalophilus mahii DSM 5219 genomic window carries:
- a CDS encoding 2-oxoacid:acceptor oxidoreductase subunit alpha — protein sequence MISGGIIIVDINIKIGGEAGQGIQTIGSVLSRTFVRDGFYVYGNQFYLSRVRGGHNYFHIRVSDHPVYTLNEKIDILVALDKQTIPDHIEEVKEGFVLTDESTVGDNADAKIVSVPFTEISKDVSGKKLFSNTVAVGAVFGLLCYDLATLKKFLSETFKSKGDEVVEKNIKAAEAGYDYVRNDKFEGICNYNLNPQPTNRRILINGNDSVGVGALAAGVQFLSAYPMTPSTGVMTRVASHADDFNAVVEQAEDEIAAINMAIGASFAGVRAMTTTSGGGFCLMTEGLGLSGITETPIVIFLGQRPGPATGLPTMTEQGDLNFVLHAAQGEFPRCVLAPRTAKDAFYQTIRAFNIAEKYQIPVLILSDQHLADGLFTYERFDTSGLKINRHLLEDRAVGSDYQRYAITKSGLSPRAIPGQNGALVVADSDEHNEAGHIDQTTDNRIRMNEKRLRKVDGLTDEMQMPAIHGIDGADVSLIGWGSSYGPLAEAVDILNHDEVSINLIHFSDIYPLSHNAASILEGLNTTICVENNATGQFARLLRAELGFEVSKKMLRYDGLPFTPQSVIRELKGMEVI from the coding sequence GTGATTTCAGGGGGAATCATTATCGTCGATATAAATATAAAAATAGGTGGAGAAGCCGGTCAGGGCATACAAACCATAGGATCGGTTCTTTCAAGGACATTTGTAAGGGATGGTTTCTATGTTTACGGAAATCAGTTCTATCTTTCCAGAGTACGGGGTGGACACAATTATTTCCATATAAGGGTGAGTGATCATCCTGTATACACACTGAATGAAAAGATAGACATATTGGTGGCCCTTGACAAACAGACAATTCCTGACCATATCGAAGAGGTCAAAGAAGGATTCGTACTTACCGATGAATCCACTGTCGGGGACAATGCAGATGCGAAGATCGTATCTGTTCCTTTCACAGAAATTTCAAAGGATGTAAGTGGTAAAAAATTATTTTCAAATACTGTTGCTGTAGGAGCTGTATTTGGTTTGCTATGCTATGATCTTGCAACACTTAAAAAGTTCCTTTCCGAGACTTTCAAAAGCAAAGGTGATGAGGTTGTAGAGAAAAACATAAAAGCAGCAGAAGCAGGTTATGATTATGTTAGAAATGATAAATTTGAAGGAATTTGCAACTATAATCTCAACCCACAACCGACTAACAGGCGGATTTTGATAAATGGTAATGACAGTGTGGGGGTGGGTGCCCTTGCTGCAGGAGTGCAGTTCCTTTCGGCATACCCAATGACACCTTCAACCGGTGTAATGACCCGTGTGGCATCACATGCAGATGATTTCAATGCTGTTGTGGAGCAAGCCGAGGATGAGATCGCTGCCATAAATATGGCCATAGGCGCATCCTTTGCAGGGGTGCGTGCCATGACCACTACCTCGGGTGGAGGTTTCTGCCTGATGACAGAAGGACTGGGGCTCTCCGGCATCACTGAAACACCGATTGTCATCTTTCTGGGCCAGCGTCCCGGGCCTGCTACCGGCCTTCCCACAATGACCGAACAGGGCGACCTTAATTTTGTGCTTCATGCGGCACAGGGGGAATTTCCCCGTTGTGTGCTTGCCCCACGTACGGCAAAGGATGCCTTCTACCAGACAATACGGGCATTCAACATAGCTGAAAAATACCAGATTCCGGTCCTGATATTGAGTGACCAGCATCTTGCAGACGGTCTTTTTACCTATGAGAGATTCGATACATCCGGCCTGAAGATTAACAGGCATCTTCTGGAAGACAGGGCTGTGGGCAGTGACTACCAGAGATATGCAATTACCAAATCCGGTCTATCACCGAGGGCTATACCCGGCCAGAACGGTGCACTGGTGGTTGCAGACAGTGATGAACACAATGAAGCAGGCCATATCGACCAGACTACTGATAATCGCATTCGTATGAATGAAAAACGTCTGCGCAAGGTAGATGGACTTACGGATGAAATGCAAATGCCGGCTATTCATGGTATAGATGGAGCAGATGTTTCCCTGATAGGCTGGGGATCTTCCTATGGTCCTCTTGCTGAGGCAGTTGACATCCTCAATCATGATGAGGTATCCATAAATTTGATTCATTTCAGCGATATTTATCCGCTTTCTCATAATGCTGCCAGTATACTGGAAGGGTTAAACACCACTATCTGTGTGGAAAATAATGCAACCGGTCAGTTTGCACGCCTGCTGCGGGCCGAATTAGGATTTGAAGTATCAAAAAAGATGTTAAGGTATGATGGTTTGCCCTTTACACCACAATCGGTAATCAGGGAGCTTAAGGGAATGGAGGTGATCTGA
- a CDS encoding 2-oxoacid:ferredoxin oxidoreductase subunit beta, producing the protein MVTIEDYKNGETEWCPGCGNFNILEAVKRSLVDLGKKPHEVLMVSGIGQSGKLPHYLKCNTFNSLHGRTLPPATGAKVANPELTVIAVGGDGDSYGEGGNHFIHAIRRNPDITLIAHDNQIYGLTKGQASPTSEIGMKTKVQTHGVLHTPFNPLAVAISLDCPFVARGFAGDVEHLSSLISQAISHKGFSLVDILQPCVTFNKLNTYKWYHDRVYKMDDDGHDPANRMAAFEKALEWGDRIPTGVFYKRDSEPFESKLDVLKSGPLTAKQYDSAKLDSVFENFS; encoded by the coding sequence ATGGTAACAATTGAAGACTATAAAAATGGTGAAACGGAATGGTGTCCCGGGTGTGGCAATTTCAACATACTTGAGGCTGTGAAACGTTCTCTTGTGGACCTTGGTAAAAAACCCCATGAAGTTTTGATGGTATCAGGCATTGGCCAGTCCGGTAAATTACCACATTATCTGAAATGCAATACTTTCAACAGTCTTCATGGCAGGACCCTGCCTCCGGCTACGGGAGCAAAGGTTGCCAATCCTGAACTCACCGTAATTGCAGTGGGTGGTGACGGGGATTCCTATGGTGAGGGAGGAAACCATTTTATACATGCCATACGCCGCAATCCCGATATTACCTTGATAGCACATGACAACCAGATATACGGTTTGACCAAGGGCCAGGCCTCCCCTACAAGTGAAATAGGTATGAAAACCAAGGTGCAGACACATGGTGTTCTCCATACTCCTTTCAATCCCCTGGCAGTTGCCATATCCCTGGATTGTCCTTTTGTAGCAAGAGGTTTTGCCGGGGATGTCGAGCACCTTTCATCACTGATATCGCAGGCGATTTCCCATAAGGGATTTTCCCTTGTGGACATTCTCCAGCCTTGTGTTACCTTCAATAAACTCAATACATACAAATGGTATCATGACAGGGTCTATAAAATGGACGACGATGGGCATGATCCTGCAAACAGGATGGCAGCCTTTGAGAAAGCTCTTGAATGGGGTGACCGGATTCCCACGGGTGTGTTCTATAAGAGAGATTCAGAGCCATTCGAGTCCAAACTTGATGTACTGAAAAGCGGGCCACTTACAGCAAAACAATACGATTCCGCAAAGCTGGACAGTGTGTTTGAGAATTTTTCCTGA
- a CDS encoding thioredoxin domain-containing protein codes for MNSKTNRLARENSPYLRQHSTNPVDWYPWSEEAFEQARRKNIPVFLSIGYSTCHWCHVMAEESFEDVHIANLLNSNFIPVKVDREERPDVDEFYMEVCQAMNGSGGWPLTIIMTPEKKPFFAATYIPKEAAMGHMGLSDLLMQVTNIWDNKRDEIRQQAS; via the coding sequence ATGAATTCCAAAACCAACAGGCTTGCACGGGAAAACAGTCCCTACCTGAGACAGCATTCCACAAATCCTGTTGACTGGTATCCATGGTCAGAAGAAGCTTTTGAACAGGCAAGAAGGAAAAACATTCCGGTCTTCCTTTCCATTGGGTATTCAACATGTCACTGGTGTCATGTAATGGCAGAGGAATCCTTTGAAGATGTGCATATTGCCAATCTTTTGAATTCCAATTTCATACCTGTAAAAGTAGACAGGGAAGAGAGGCCTGATGTAGATGAGTTCTACATGGAAGTCTGCCAGGCAATGAATGGTAGTGGTGGCTGGCCGCTGACTATAATAATGACACCTGAAAAAAAGCCTTTTTTTGCAGCCACCTATATACCAAAAGAAGCAGCAATGGGGCATATGGGCTTATCCGACCTGCTGATGCAGGTTACAAATATATGGGACAATAAAAGGGATGAGATAAGGCAGCAGGCGTCGTAG